The Lutibacter profundi region CAAAACGTAAATAAACAGGGCCAACATGTTCTGCAATTGCCAATGTAGCTGCTTTAGTTTGGTTATAATCACAGGTATTAATAACGGTCATTCCCGGCAACATTTTCATTAAGCCAATATCTTCTAAAATTTGGTGAGTTGCTCCATCTTCGCCTAATGTTAAACCTGCATGTGATGCACATACTTTTACATTTTTATTGGAATAAGCAATAGATTGTCTAATTTGATCATAAACTCTACCAGTTGAAAAATTTGCAAATGTTCCTGTGAAAGGAATTTTACCTCCTATAGTTAAACCTGCAGCAATTCCCATCATATTAGCCTCAGCAATTCCAATTTGGAAAAATCTTTTAGGATGATTTTCAATAAATTTTTCCATTTTTAATGAACCTACTAAATCGGCACAAAGCGCTACAACATTCTCGTTTGTATCTCCTAACTCAGCTAATCCTGCTCCAAAACCAGATCTGGTATCTTTTTTTTCTGTATACGTGTATTTTTTCATCTTTATTATTTATTAAAAATCCTTCAAAAATAAGGATATTAATGATACGAAACTATATTTTTAGCAATTCTTCATACAATTTATGTACAGGTAATCCCATAACATTAAAATAGCTCCCTTCAATTTTTGTAACACCAATAAAACCAATCCATTCTTGTATTCCGTAAGCACCTGCTTTATCAAAAGGTTTATATTTTTCAACATAATAACTAATTTCATCGCTGGTTAATTGTTTAAAATAAACAATGGTAGTATCAAAAAAAACTTTTTGTACTTCTGTTGATTTAATGCAAACCGACGTAATTACTTTATGATGAGTTCCCGATAATTTTTGCAACATTTCAATTGCTTGTTTTTTGTTTTTAGGCTTTTCTAAAGCACTGTTTTTATACCATACAATTGTATCAGAAGTAACTACAAATTCATTTTTATTTATTTCACCTTCGAAAGCTTCGGCTTTGAGTATCGCTAAATAATTGGTTATTTCTTCTTCTTTTAAGTTCAAAGGGTAATTTTCTTCAATTTCTTTTATTTTGATTGAAAAATCAATTCCCAATTTTTTAAATAACTCTTGTCTTCTAGGTGAAGATGAAGCCAATACAATGTGTTTATCTTTAAATTTATTAAAAATCATTTTTTAGGTATTAAATGAAAAAAACAGAAGTGAATTGATTCCTAAAAACATAATTATTTTTAGAAGTATGCTAATTTTTTTATAATTTTTTATTGAGGTTGCATAAAACAACTTTAATGCAATATAGAGTAAAGGAATGAAAGTAAAAAGTAACAAATACAACACTGTGAATTTATATATTGAGGCATAATTTATAATTATAAATAATAATATTATAATAGGGATTATACATAAAATTAATGCAGTTTGTTTAGCTCTTTTTTTACCAATTAAAATAGGTAATGTATTCATTTTTAGGTTGTAATCTCCTTTTACATCTTCAATATCTTTAATAATTTCTCTTATTGTATTTAAGAAAAAAGCAAAAAGAGATAGTATTAAAATAGCGTTTGTAACTAATTGTTGTTCATTACTTTGAATGGTTTTGTTAACATCAAATACAACTAAAATTAAAAAGCTACATGCAACTAAAAAAGAGACAACAATATTACCTATTAACGGTTTTGATTTTAACTTTTTAGCATAGTAGTAGAGTAGTAGTGAAGCTCCAATAAAAATTAGTGAATATGTTGGTTTTTCTATATTTAAAGATAAAGCGACACCTAAAATAATTCCGCAGGTATTTAAAATTAAATAGAATTGCTTTGCTTGTTCAACTGAAAAGTATTTTGTAATAATAACTTTAGAAGGCTTATTAATTAAATCTGTTTTTATGTCGTAAATAT contains the following coding sequences:
- a CDS encoding transketolase family protein, which codes for MKKYTYTEKKDTRSGFGAGLAELGDTNENVVALCADLVGSLKMEKFIENHPKRFFQIGIAEANMMGIAAGLTIGGKIPFTGTFANFSTGRVYDQIRQSIAYSNKNVKVCASHAGLTLGEDGATHQILEDIGLMKMLPGMTVINTCDYNQTKAATLAIAEHVGPVYLRFGRPKVPVFMPENEKFEIGKAIQLTEGNDVTIIATGHLVWEALQASEKLEAMGVSAEVINIHTIKPLDEEAILKSIAKTSCIVTAEEHNILGGLGESVSRVLAKNNPVPQEFVAVNDSFGESGTPEQLMKKYGLTDNDIVLAAKKAISRK
- a CDS encoding Maf family nucleotide pyrophosphatase; protein product: MIFNKFKDKHIVLASSSPRRQELFKKLGIDFSIKIKEIEENYPLNLKEEEITNYLAILKAEAFEGEINKNEFVVTSDTIVWYKNSALEKPKNKKQAIEMLQKLSGTHHKVITSVCIKSTEVQKVFFDTTIVYFKQLTSDEISYYVEKYKPFDKAGAYGIQEWIGFIGVTKIEGSYFNVMGLPVHKLYEELLKI
- a CDS encoding geranylgeranylglycerol-phosphate geranylgeranyltransferase, with product MKFIAFLKLIRWKNLLLILYTLLLIRFLVFNSFNISLNLSPIQFIVLIISVLLITAAGYIINDIYDIKTDLINKPSKVIITKYFSVEQAKQFYLILNTCGIILGVALSLNIEKPTYSLIFIGASLLLYYYAKKLKSKPLIGNIVVSFLVACSFLILVVFDVNKTIQSNEQQLVTNAILILSLFAFFLNTIREIIKDIEDVKGDYNLKMNTLPILIGKKRAKQTALILCIIPIIILLFIIINYASIYKFTVLYLLLFTFIPLLYIALKLFYATSIKNYKKISILLKIIMFLGINSLLFFSFNT